In Scomber japonicus isolate fScoJap1 chromosome 7, fScoJap1.pri, whole genome shotgun sequence, one genomic interval encodes:
- the marchf2 gene encoding E3 ubiquitin-protein ligase MARCHF2 isoform X1 translates to MTTGGCCHLPGSLCDCASSTGVGKSIEEAGGDGCQALYVTQVTAIDGRLLSSVLKPVCTQSDGPICRICHEGGNSEGLLSPCDCTGTLGTVHKSCLEKWLSSSNTSYCELCHTEFSIERRPRPLTEVTKWLRDPGPRNEKRTLFCDMVCFLFITPLAAISGWLCLSGAQDHLQLGSWLQAVGLIALTIALFTIYVLWTLVSFRYHCQLYSEWRRTNQKVRLLIPEAKESNSSQHSLLSTKLMKKSANESIV, encoded by the exons ATGACAACAGGGGGGTGTTGCCACCTGCCCGGCTCTCTGTGTGACTGTGCCAGCAGTACAGGAGTTGGAAAAAGCATTGAGGAAGCGGGTGGGGATGGGTGCCAGGCGCTCTACGTCACCCAGGTCACAGCCATAGATGGACGGTTGCTGTCATCCGTACTCAAACCCGTCTGTACACAAAG TGATGGCCCCATCTGCCGTATTTGCCATGAAGGCGGTAACAGCGAGGGTCTCCTGTCCCCATGCGACTGCACCGGCACCCTCGGCACAGTGCACAAGAGCTGTTTAGAGAAGTGGTTGTCATCTTCTAACACCAGCTACTGCGAGCTCTGCCACACTGAGTTCAGCATTGAGCGCCGACCAAGGCCTCTCACAGAGGTAACAAAG TGGCTGCGGGACCCCGGTCCTCGTAATGAGAAGAGGACGCTGTTCTGTGACATGGTATGCTTCCTGTTTATCACCCCCCTGGCAGCCATTTCAGGCTGGCTCTGCTTGAGTGGCGCTCAAGACCATCTTCAGCTGGGGAGCTGGCTGCAGGCCGTGGGTCTCATAGCCCTCACCATCGCCCTCTTTACCATCTACGTCCTCTGGACCCTG GTTTCTTTCCGCTATCACTGTCAACTGTACTCCGAGTGGAGAAGAACAAATCAAAAAGTACGTCTGCTCATTCCTGAAGCAAAGGAGTCTAATTCTTCCCAGCATTCCTTGCTCTCTACCAAACTGATGAAGAAGTCTGCCAATGAGAGTATAGTATGA
- the marchf2 gene encoding E3 ubiquitin-protein ligase MARCHF2 isoform X2, with translation MTTGGCCHLPGSLCDCASSTGVGKSIEEAGGDGCQALYVTQVTAIDGRLLSSVLKPVCTQSDGPICRICHEGGNSEGLLSPCDCTGTLGTVHKSCLEKWLSSSNTSYCELCHTEFSIERRPRPLTEWLRDPGPRNEKRTLFCDMVCFLFITPLAAISGWLCLSGAQDHLQLGSWLQAVGLIALTIALFTIYVLWTLVSFRYHCQLYSEWRRTNQKVRLLIPEAKESNSSQHSLLSTKLMKKSANESIV, from the exons ATGACAACAGGGGGGTGTTGCCACCTGCCCGGCTCTCTGTGTGACTGTGCCAGCAGTACAGGAGTTGGAAAAAGCATTGAGGAAGCGGGTGGGGATGGGTGCCAGGCGCTCTACGTCACCCAGGTCACAGCCATAGATGGACGGTTGCTGTCATCCGTACTCAAACCCGTCTGTACACAAAG TGATGGCCCCATCTGCCGTATTTGCCATGAAGGCGGTAACAGCGAGGGTCTCCTGTCCCCATGCGACTGCACCGGCACCCTCGGCACAGTGCACAAGAGCTGTTTAGAGAAGTGGTTGTCATCTTCTAACACCAGCTACTGCGAGCTCTGCCACACTGAGTTCAGCATTGAGCGCCGACCAAGGCCTCTCACAGAG TGGCTGCGGGACCCCGGTCCTCGTAATGAGAAGAGGACGCTGTTCTGTGACATGGTATGCTTCCTGTTTATCACCCCCCTGGCAGCCATTTCAGGCTGGCTCTGCTTGAGTGGCGCTCAAGACCATCTTCAGCTGGGGAGCTGGCTGCAGGCCGTGGGTCTCATAGCCCTCACCATCGCCCTCTTTACCATCTACGTCCTCTGGACCCTG GTTTCTTTCCGCTATCACTGTCAACTGTACTCCGAGTGGAGAAGAACAAATCAAAAAGTACGTCTGCTCATTCCTGAAGCAAAGGAGTCTAATTCTTCCCAGCATTCCTTGCTCTCTACCAAACTGATGAAGAAGTCTGCCAATGAGAGTATAGTATGA
- the LOC128361307 gene encoding ras-related protein Rab-11B-like yields MGTRDDEYDYLFKVVLIGDSGVGKSNLLSRFTRNEFNLESKSTIGVEFATRSIQVDGKTIKAQIWDTAGQERYRAITSAYYRGAVGALLVYDIAKHLTYENVERWLKELRDHADNNIVIMLVGNKSDLRHLRAVPTDEARAFAEKNTISFIETSALDSTNVEESFRNILTEIYRIVSQKQISDRSGNDDSPGNNVVDISVPPTMDGQRGNKLPCCQSM; encoded by the exons ATGGGAACACGAGATGATGAATACGACTACCTCTTCAAAG TCGTACTAATAGGAGACTCCGGAGTGGGGAAGAGTAATCTGTTGTCCCGCTTCACAAGAAATGAGTTCAACCTGGAGAGCAAGAGCACCATTGGGGTGGAGTTCGCCACCCGCAGCATCCAGGTGGACGGCAAGACGATAAAGGCTCAAATCTGGGACACAGCTGGACAGGAACGCTACAGAGCAATCACCTCAGC GTATTACCGGGGTGCAGTCGGAGCTCTCCTCGTTTACGACATTGCCAAGCATCTGACATATGAGAACGTGGAGCGCTGGCTGAAAGAGCTGAGGGACCACGCTGACAACAACATCGTCATCATGCTGGTTGGAAACAAAAGTGACCTCCGCCACCTCAGGGCAGTGCCCACCGATGAGGCCCGAGCTTTTGCAG AAAAGAACACAATCTCATTCATTGAAACATCAGCCTTGGACTCCACTAATGTAGAAGAATCTTTCAGGAACATCCTCACAG AAATCTACCGTATCGTATCTCAGAAGCAAATATCAGACAGATCTGGAAACGATGATTCTCCAGGGAACAACGTAGTAGATATAAGTGTCCCCCCAACCATGGACGGGCAGAGGGGCAACAAACTCCCGTGCTGCCAAAGCATGTGA